The following proteins are co-located in the Macrobrachium rosenbergii isolate ZJJX-2024 chromosome 26, ASM4041242v1, whole genome shotgun sequence genome:
- the LOC136852975 gene encoding gastrula zinc finger protein XlCGF57.1-like — protein sequence MAAENSLSLPVIKQEKENLEDELTEITVDGTLFVEPAIEIKTETEFIDCCEFVKKEEEFQAFDEDYGETIDEADKKFNKNADIFSQGTNTEEEPITRMKAKSGEKLHFCSECQKGFCRPSLLKRHIRIHTGEKPFLCTECPRNFSQLSGLKAHLRTHTGEKPLSCPLCQKGLSCSTGLKKHMRTHARERPFTCSECQISFLHKKSLEIHMRNHTEEKTYTPNHTEEKTYTRNHTEEKTYTRNHTEEKTYTRNHTEEKTYTRNHTEEKTYTRNHTEEKTYTRNHTEEKTYTRNHTEEKAYTSSECPSSFAHLDHLTRHMRSHTGGKPFVCPLCQKSFSLSSRLKTHMRTHTGEKPFTCPECHKGFAASRYLKIHMRIHTGEKPYTCSECQRSFSQSHSLRRHMETHAGGKSFTGETPFVCFECHVSFSHAEGLKRHLKTHTGENTIHLS from the coding sequence ATGGCAGCTGAAAACTCATTATCATTGCCTGTAatcaaacaagaaaaggaaaatttggaGGATGAGCTTACTGAAATCACAGTGGATGGCACTTTATTTGTAGAACCTGCCATAGAAATTAAGACGGAGACAGAATTCATTGACTGTTGTGAGTTtgtgaagaaagaagaggaattcCAGGCTTTCGATGAAGACTATGGAGAGACTATTGATGAGGCTGACAAAAAATTCAACAAGAATGCGGACATTTTTTCTCAGGGAACTAATACGGAAGAGGAGCCGATAACTCGCATGAAAGCTAAATCTGGTGAGAAACTGCACTTTTGCTCCGAATGTCAAAAAGGTTTTTGTCGTCCAAGTCTTCTCAAGAGACACATAAGAATACATACTGGAGAGAAACCATTCTTGTGCACAGAATGCCCAAGAAACTTTTCTCAGTTATCTGGTCTAAAAGCCCACTTGAGAACGCATACCGGAGAGAAACCACTCAGCTGTCCTTTATGTCAGAAAGGTTTATCCTGCTCCACTGGTCTCAAAAAGCACATGAGAACTCATGCCAGAGAGAGACCATTCACTTGCTCTGAATGTCAAATTAGTTTTCTCCACAAAAAAAGTTTGGAGATACACATGAGAAACCATACAGAAGAAAAAACTTACACTCCCAACCatactgaagaaaaaacttaCACTCGCAACCatactgaagaaaaaacttaCACTCGCAACCatactgaagaaaaaacttaCACTCGCAACCatactgaagaaaaaacttaCACTCGCAACCatactgaagaaaaaacttaCACTCGCAACCatactgaagaaaaaacttaCACTCGCAACCatactgaagaaaaaacttaCACTCGCAACCATACTGAAGAAAAAGCTTACACTAGCTCTGAGTGTCCAAGTAGTTTTGCTCATCTGGATCATCTCACAAGACACATGAGATCTCATACTGGAGGGAAGCCATTTGTTTGTCCACTGTGCCAAAAGAGCTTTTCGCTCTCGAGCCGTCTCAAAAcccacatgagaactcatactggagagaagcctttcacttgccctgaatgtcacaAAGGCTTTGCAGCCTCAAGGTATCTCAAAATccacatgagaattcatactggggAGAAACCTTACACTTGCAGTGAATGTCAGAGAAGTTTTTCTCAGTCCCATAGTCTCAGGAGACACATGGAAACTCATGCAGGAGGGAAGTCATTTACAGGAGAGACACCGTTTGTGTGCTTTGAATGTCATGTCAGTTTTTCTCATGCAGAGGGTCTGAAAAGACACCTGAAAACCCACACTGGAGAAAATACCATACACTTGTCATGA
- the LOC136852976 gene encoding gastrula zinc finger protein XlCGF57.1-like isoform X3, with the protein MAAEGSALSEIELQKEHLEEGLTEMKVDGSLFLEPSAEVKEEPEFIGSDEFDSDYSWQFVKSEENYQSGEEDLVSCDKKSGKKIIGEGNVHLHMAVTEGSDTQSCESIFCEKFPYETDENNCKNVEIFSENTKMEGEFVTKDEYQGNYSPSDQPGIHLRGRTGKRPFTSSVSKRFNSKGNLKVHMRTPTGEKPYVRSECPSRYAHSDSFQRHIRTHTGEEKPYGCSECPNRYSYLDSLKIHFKIHTGEKEFTCPECKKSFALKNSLSKHMRTHTGEKPYTCSECHKGFAFKAVLITHMRTHTGEKPYTCSECQKSFAVSSGLRKHMRTHTGLKPFTCAECQSSFTQLGQLKIHIRTHTGEKPFICTQCPSSFSHTSHLKRHMRIHTTEKAYVCTECPSSFSLLRHLKVHMRCHV; encoded by the coding sequence ATGGCAGCTGAAGGCTCAGCATTATCAGAAATTGAACTACAAAAAGAACATTTAGAAGAGGGGCTCACTGAAATGAAAGTTGATGGCTCTTTGTTTTTAGAGCCTTCTGCAGAAGTCAAAGAAGAACCAGAATTTATTGGCTCTGATGAATTTGATAGTGACTATTCATGGCAGTTTGTAAAGAGTGAAGAAAACTATCAGAGCGGTGAGGAAGATTTGGTGAGCTGTGataaaaaaagtggaaagaaaattattggagAAGGGAATGTACACTTGCACATGGCGGTAACAGAGGGTTCAGACACCCAATCTTGTGAGAGTATTTTTTGTGAGAAATTCCCATATGAAACTGAtgagaataattgcaaaaatgtggaaatattttCAGAGAACACAAAGATGGAAGGGGAGTTTGTAACAAAAGATGAATACCAAGGCAATTATTCTCCCTCAGATCAGCCGGGAATTCACTTGAGAGGACGTACTGGAAAGAGACCTTTCACTTCCTCTGTATCAAAAAGGTTTAATAGCAAAGGAAATCTTAAGGTTCACATGAGAACTCCCACTGGAGAGAAACCTTACGTTCGCTCTGAATGTCCTAGCAGATATGCTCATTCAGATAGTTTCCAAAGGCACATAAGAACTCATACTGGAGAGGAGAAACCTTATGGTTGTTCTGAATGTCCTAATAGATATTCATATTTAGATAgtctgaaaatacattttaaaattcatacGGGAGAGAAAGAGTTCACTTGTCCCGAGTGTAAAAAAAGCTTCGCTCTCAAAAATAGCCTCAGTAAGcatatgagaactcatacaggagagaagccttACACTTGCAGCGAATGTCATAAAGGCTTTGCATTTAAAGCTGTTCTCATAACCcatatgagaactcatacaggagagaagccttACACTTGCAGTGaatgtcaaaaaagttttgcTGTGTCAAGTGGCCTCAGGAAACACATGCGAACTCATACTGGATTAAAACCATTTACTTGTGCTGAGTGTCAAAGTAGCTTCACTCAATTGGGTCAGCTCAAGATCCATATAAGAACTCACACAGGAGAAAAGCCATTTATTTGCACACAGTGTCCTAGTAGCTTTTCACACACAAGTCATCTCAAAAGACACATGCGCATTCACACTACAGAGAAAGCATATGTGTGTACTGAATGTCCCAGTAGTTTTTCTCTCTTGCGTCATCTCAAAGTACACATGAGGTGTCATGTGTGA
- the LOC136852976 gene encoding gastrula zinc finger protein XlCGF57.1-like isoform X2 gives MAAKNSTLRIIKQKKEKLDDITKMAVDSSLILEPSTEVKEEPEFFYCDEFDGDLSCYSVKSEEDCMSCDKASGKKMIGEGNAQLHTVVMEDSDTHSHENIFCEKFPYETENSCKNVEMFSENTKMEGEPVTNDEYQSSCSPLDQPGTHLRKRTEKRRVTCSVCQNSLSCKGSLRVHMRTHTGEKPYICTECPKRFAHSDSFKKHMRTHTGEEKPYGCPECPNKYTYLNSLKIHLKNHTGEKEFTCPMCQKSFVLKYSLEKHMRTHTGEKPYTCSECHKAFAFKAVLRIHMRTHTGEKPYTCSECQKSFAVSCSLRKHMHIHTGEKPQAREKLFFCTECSGSFSHLYLLKRHMRTHTGLKPFSCADCESSFSQLFQLKVHMRTHTGERPFICTQCPTSFSDKSHLRRHMSIHTTEKAYVCTECPSSFSLSRHLKVHMRCHM, from the coding sequence ATGGCAGCCAAAAACTCAACATTGCgaattatcaaacaaaaaaaagaaaaattagatgaTATTACTAAAATGGCAGTTGATAGCTCTTTAATTTTAGAACCTTCTACAGAAGTCAAGGAAGAgccagaatttttttattgtgatgaattTGATGGTGACCTTTCATGCTATTCTGTAAAGAGTGAGGAAGACTGTATGAGCTGTGATAAAGCAAGTGGAAAGAAAATGATTGGAGAAGGAAATGCACAGTTGCACACAGTAGTAATGGAGGATTCAGACACCCattctcatgaaaatattttttgtgagaaATTCCCTTATGAAACTGAGAATAGTTGCAAAAACGTGGAAATGTTTTCAGAGAACACAAAGATGGAAGGGGAGCCTGTAACAAATGATGAATACCAAAGCAGTTGTTCTCCCTTAGATCAGCCAGGAACTCACTTGAGAAAACGCACTGAAAAGAGACGTGTCACTTGCTCTGTGTGTCAAAATAGTCTTAGTTGTAAAGGAAGTCTCAGGGtccacatgagaactcatactggagagaaacctTACATTTGCACTGAATGTCCAAAAAGGTTTGCTCATTCAGATAGTTTCAAAAAGCACATGAGAACTCACACTGGAGAGGAGAAGCCTTATGGTTGTCCTGAATGTCctaataaatatacttatttaaatagtctgaaaatacacttaaaaaatcATACGGGAGAGAAAGAATTCACTTGTCCCATGTGTCAAAAAAGCTTTGTTCTCAAATATAGTCTTGAAAAGcatatgagaactcatacaggagagaagccttACACTTGCAGTGAATGTCATAAAGCTTTTGCATTTAAAGCTGTTCTCAGAATCcatatgagaactcatacaggagagaagccgTACACTTGCAGTGaatgtcaaaaaagttttgcTGTGTCATGTAGCCTCAGGAAACACATGCAtattcatacaggagagaagccacaagcaagagagaagttattttttTGCACCGAATGTTCAGgtagtttttctcatttatatcttCTTAaaagacacatgagaactcatactggACTAAAACCATTTTCTTGTGCTGATTGTGAAAGTAGTTTCTCTCAATTGTTTCAGCTCAAGGTCCATATGAGAACACATACAGGAGAAAGACCGTTTATTTGCACACAGTGTCCTACTAGCTTTTCAGACAAGAGTCATCTCAGAAGACATATGAGCATTCACACTACAGAGAAAGCTTATGTTTGCACTGAATGTCCcagtagtttttctctctctcgtcatctcaAAGTACACATGAGGTGTCATATGTGA
- the LOC136852976 gene encoding oocyte zinc finger protein XlCOF6-like isoform X1, whose product MAAKNSTLLIIKQQKGNLEEDLTEVTVDSSLFLEPSTEVKEEPEFFHCDEFDGDFSCYSLKSEEDCMSCDEASGKKMIGEGNAQLHTEVNSNTQSCENIFCEKFPYETDENNCKNVGMFSENMKMEGEPVTYDEYQSSCSPSDQPGIHLRNHTGKSLITCSVCQNSFCSRDNLKVHMRTHTGEKPYVCSECPSRFAYSDSFQRHMRTHTGEKPYSCSLCQNVFRCKRNLRVHMRTHTGEKPYVCSECPSRFAHSVSFKRHMRTHTGEEKTFACPECPNRYSYLNSLKVHLKTHTGEKEFTCSECQKSFALKSILKNHMKTHTGEKPYTCSECLKSFAFKGILKTHIMRIHTGKKPYTCSECQKSYALLLDIREHVKIHTGDVKILTGEKPLTKEKLFVCTECSGTFSRSYGLKRHMRTHTRLKPFTCADCQSSFSQLGHLKRHMRIHTGEKPFLCAQCPSSFSDKGRLKKHMHIHTTEKAYVCTECPSSFSLSGHLKAHMRCHLRGKTYTCNECQRIFDNLDNLSVHIKSHTGEKPKRHQNSFPL is encoded by the coding sequence ATGGCAGCCAAAAACTCAACATTGCTTATCATCAAACAACAAAAAGGAAATTTGGAAGAGGATCTTACTGAAGTGACAGTTGATAGCTCTTTGTTTTTAGAGCCTTCTACAGAAGTCAAGGAAGAGCCAGAATTTTTTCATTGTGATGAATTTGATGGTGACTTTTCATGCTACTCTCTAAAGAGTGAGGAAGACTGTATGAGCTGTGATGAAGCAAGTGGAAAGAAAATGATTGGAGAAGGAAATGCACAGTTGCACACAGAAGTAAATTCAAACACCCAatcttgtgaaaatattttttgtgagaaATTCCCTTATGAAACTGAtgagaataattgcaaaaatgtgGGAATGTTTTCAGAGAACATGAAGATGGAAGGAGAGCCAGTAACTTATGATGAATACCAAAGTAGTTGCTCTCCCTCAGATCAGCCAGGAATTCACTTGAGAAACCACACTGGAAAGAGTCTTATCACTTGCTCTGTGtgtcaaaatagtttttgtagCAGAGATAATCTCAAGGTCCACATGAGAACTcacacaggagagaaaccatacgTTTGTTCTGAATGTCCAAGTAGGTTTGCTTATTCAGATAGTTTCCAAAggcacatgagaactcatactggagagaaacctTACTCTTGCTCTTTGTGTCAAAATGTTTTTAGATGCAAACGTAATCTCAGGGTCCACATGAGGactcatactggagagaaacctTATGTTTGCTCTGAATGTCCAAGTAGGTTTGCTCATTCAGTTAGTTTCAAAAggcacatgagaactcatactggAGAGGAGAAAACTTTTGCTTGTCCTGAATGTCCTAACAGATATTCTTATTTAAATAGTCTGAAAGTACACTTAAAaactcatactggagagaaaGAATTCACTTGTTCTGAGTGTCAAAAAAGCTTTGCTCTCAAAAGTATTCTCAAAAACCATATgaaaactcatacaggagagaagccttACACTTGCAGTGAATGTCTGAAAAGCTTTGCTTTTAAAGGTATTCTCAAAACCCATATtatgagaattcatacaggaAAGAAACCTTACACTTGCAGTGAATGTCAAAAAAGTTATGCTCTGTTATTAGATATCAGGGAACACGTGAAAATTCATACAGGAGATGTGAAAATTCTTACAGGAGAGAAGCCACTTACAAAAGAGAAGCTATTTGTTTGCACTGAATGTTCAGGTACTTTTTCTCGTTCATATGGTCTTAaaagacacatgagaactcataccaGACTAAAACCATTTACTTGTGCTGATTGTCAAAGTAGCTTCTCCCAGTTGGGTCACCTCAAGAGGcacatgagaattcatacagGAGAAAAGCCATTCTTATGTGCACAATGTCCAAGTAGCTTTTCGGACAAGGGACGTCTCAAAAAGCATATGCATATTCACACTACGGAGAAGGCGTATGTTTGTACTGAATGTCCAAGTAGTTTTTCTCTCTCAGGTCATCTCAAAGCACACATGAGGTGTCATTTGAGAGGAAAGACCTACACATGCAATGAATGTCAAAGAATTTTTGATAATTTAGATAACCTTAGTGTACACATAAAAagccatactggagagaagcctaAAAGACACCAAAATAGTTTCCCATTATAA
- the LOC136852977 gene encoding gastrula zinc finger protein XlCGF57.1-like, with protein MAAERSILPTIKQQKENLEEYLTNMIDDSSLFVESSTDIKDEPEFFDCDKFDGDFSCYSLKSEEDCMSCGKESGKKMIGEGNAQLHTAGTEDSDTQSCEKIFCGEFPYETDENNCQNVEMFSQHTKMEGKPVTNDEYHKSFSPLDQPGTHLRKRTGKRPVTCSVCQNSFSCKGSLKVHMRTHTGEKPYICTECPRRYAHSDSFKRHMRTHTGEEKPHGCPECPNRYSYVKSLQIHLKTHTGEKPYICPECPSRFAYSDSFKRHMGIHTGEEKPHGCPVCPNRYSYLRSLSAHLKTHTGEKGFTCPEYQRSFAVEGTLKNHMRTHTGEKPYTCGKCQKSFAVSSSLGKHMKIHKGEKPHTRERLFVCTECSATFSRLDVLKRHMRTHTGLKPFTCADCESSFSQLSQLKIHIRTHTGEKPFLCAQCPSSFSDKQYLKRHMHIHTTEKAYVCTECPSSFSLSRHLKVHMRCHKRGKTYTCNDCQRSFDHPDNLRKHMKIHTG; from the coding sequence ATGGCAGCTGAAAGGTCAATATTGCCTACAatcaaacaacaaaaagaaaatttagaagAGTATCTTACTAACATGATAGATGATAGCTCTTTGTTTGTAGAGTCTTCTACAGATATCAAGGATGAGCCAGAATTTTTTGACTGTGATAAATTTGATGGTGACTTTTCATGCTATTCTCTGAAGAGTGAGGAAGACTGTATGAGCTGTGGTaaagaaagtggaaagaaaatgATTGGAGAAGGAAATGCACAGTTGCACACAGCAGGAACAGAGGATTCAGACACCCAATCCTGTGAAAAAATTTTCTGTGGGGAATTCCCTTATGAAACTGATGAGAATAATTGTCAAAATGTGGAAATGTTTTCACAGCACACGAAGATGGAAGGGAAGCCTGTGACAAATGATGAATATCATAAAAGTTTCTCTCCCTTAGATCAGCCAGGAACTCACTTGAGAAAACGTACTGGAAAGAGACCTGTCACTTGCTCTGTTTGTCAAAATAGTTTTAGTTGTAAAGGAAGTCTTAAGGtccacatgagaactcatactggagagaaacctTACATTTGCACTGAATGTCCAAGAAGGTATGCTCATTCAGATAGTTTCAAAAggcacatgagaactcatactggAGAGGAGAAACCTCATGGTTGTCCTGAATGTCCTAACAGATATTCATATGTAAAAAGTCTGCAAATACACTTAAAaactcatactggagagaaacctTACATTTGCCCAGAATGTCCAAGTAGGTTTGCTTATTCAGATAGTTTCAAAAGGCACATgggaattcatactggagaggaGAAGCCTCATGGTTGTCCTGTATGTCCTAATAGATATTCATATTTAAGAAGTCTAAGTGCACACTTAAAaactcatactggagagaaaGGATTCACTTGTCCTGAGTATCAGAGAAGCTTTGCTGTTGAAGGTACTCTCAAAAACcatatgagaactcatacaggagagaagccctACACTTGCGGTAaatgtcaaaaaagttttgcTGTGTCAAGTAGCCTCGGTAAacacatgaaaattcataaaGGAGAGAAGCCACATACAAGAGAGAGGTTATTTGTTTGTACAGAGTGTTCAGCTACTTTTTCTCGTTTAGATGTTCTTAaaagacacatgagaactcaCACTGGACTAAAACCATTTACTTGTGCTGATTGTGAAAGCAGTTTCTCTCAGCTGTCTCAGCTCAAGATCCATAtaagaactcatacaggagaaaaGCCATTTTTGTGCGCACAATGTCCCAGTAGCTTTTCGGACAAGCAATATCTCAAAAGACATATGCACATTCACACTACAGAGAAGGCTTATGTTTGTACTGAATGTCCaagtagtttttctctctctcgtcatctcaAAGTACACATGAGGTGTCATAAGAGAGGGAAAACCTACACGTGCAATGATTGTCAAAGGAGTTTTGATCATCCAGACAACCTTAGAAAACACATGAAAATCCATACTGGATAG